From the Lolium rigidum isolate FL_2022 unplaced genomic scaffold, APGP_CSIRO_Lrig_0.1 contig_46797_1, whole genome shotgun sequence genome, one window contains:
- the LOC124681566 gene encoding MYB-like transcription factor EOBI, with the protein MEQFGWGREEGGWRKGPWTAQEDKLLLEYVRQQGEGRWNSVAKLTGLKRSGKSCRLRWVNYLRPDLKKGKITPQEESVILELHALWGNRWSTIARSLPGRTDNEIKNYWRTHFKKAKASSKNIERARARFLKQRREIMRAGGHHEHLQRDDVQDDDGAASPDNTTSGHAGEATWPAPLTQDDDDDLVTMGGMPDDVDEFLRYQPMPAYFLDGGATSVSGSDAGSSGEIDGACATWGSLWNLDDVVDVDGGGGACCLWDSFPLPQDQGLAFY; encoded by the exons ATGGAGCAGTTCGGTTGGGGAAGGGAGGAGGGAGGGTGGAGGAAAGGGCCTTGGACGGCGCAGGAAGACAAGCTGCTGCTCGAGTACGTGAGGCAGCAGGGGGAAGGGAGATGGAACTCTGTCGCCAAGCTCACCG GTCTGAAGAGAAGCGGAAAGAGCTGCAGGCTTCGGTGGGTTAACTACCTGAGACCTGACCTCAAGAAAGGCAAGATCACGCCGCAGGAGGAGAGCGTCATACTCGAGCTGCACGCCTTGTGGGGAAACAG ATGGTCGACGATCGCGCGTAGCCTCCCCGGTCGGACGGATAACGAGATCAAGAACTACTGGCGGACGCACTTCAAGAAGGCCAAGGCGTCGTCCAAGAACATCGAGCGCGCCAGGGCGCGGTTCCTGAAGCAGCGGCGCGAGATCATGCGCGCCGGAGGGCACCACGAGCACCTACAGCGCGACGACGTCCAGGACGACGACGGTGCCGCTAGCCCGGACAACACCACCAGCGGCCATGCTGGTGAAGCGACATGGCCAGCGCCGCTGAcgcaggacgacgacgacgacctggtAACGATGGGAGGCATGCCGGACGACGTGGACGAGTTCCTGCGGTACCAGCCCATGCCGGCCTACTTCCTCGACGGCGGCGCCACCAGCGTCTCGGGGAGCGACGCGGGGTCCAGCGGGGAGATCGACGGCGCCTGCGCCACGTGGGGCAGCCTGTGGAACCTCGACGACGTCGTtgacgtcgatggcggcggcggtgcgtgCTGCTTGTGGGACAGCTTCCCTTTGCCGCAGGATCAAGGACTCGCTTTCTACTGA